A window from Triticum aestivum cultivar Chinese Spring chromosome 6D, IWGSC CS RefSeq v2.1, whole genome shotgun sequence encodes these proteins:
- the LOC123145420 gene encoding uncharacterized protein, which produces MALEWVVLGYAAGAEAIMLLLLTLPGLDALRRGMISVVRSALKPMMSVVPFCLFLLMDIYWKYEMRPTCDDEHACTPSEHLRHQKSIMKSQRNALLIAAALLLYWILFSVTSLVVKLDHLQQRVDKLKKRDD; this is translated from the coding sequence ATGGCGCTGGAGTGGGTGGTGCTGGGGTACGCGGCGGGCGCGGAGGccatcatgctgctgctgctgaccctgCCGGGCCTCGACGCGCTCCGGCGCGGGATGATCTCCGTGGTGCGGAGCGCGCTCAAGCCCATGATGTCGGTGGTGCccttctgcctcttcctgctcatGGACATCTACTGGAAGTACGAGATGCGGCCCACCTGCGACGACGAGCACGCCTGCACCCCCTCCGAGCACCTCCGCCACCAGAAGTCCATCATGAAGTCCCAGCGCAACGCCCTCCTCAtcgccgccgcgctgctcctcTACTGGATCCTCTTCTCCGTCACCTCCCTCGTCGTCAAGCTCGACCACCTCCAGCAGCGCGTCGACAAGCTCAAGAAGCGCGACGACTGA